One window of the Thermodesulfomicrobium sp. WS genome contains the following:
- a CDS encoding chemotaxis response regulator protein-glutamate methylesterase, which yields MKIRVLVVDDSALVRQTLCAILESDPDIEVMATASDPLAAAEILRQQVPDVITLDIEMPRMDGLTFLRKLMSQHPLPVVICSSLAESGAETTLKALEYGAVSIIQKPKIGTKQFLEESRVLICDEVKAAARAKVRQYTPSPPVTPKLSADVMLPKPGAQAMIETTEKVVAIGASTGGTEALARLLSALPAHVPGIVVVQHMPEKFTRAFAQRLDGLCAISVKEAEDGDPVLRGHALIAPGGRHMLLSRSGARYFVKIKDGPLVSRHRPSVDVLFRSTARYAGKNALGIIMTGMGDDGARGMREMHDAGAYTIAQDEASCVVFGMPKEAIAAGGVDEVLPLDAIPAAILRVCR from the coding sequence ATGAAGATTCGTGTGCTCGTCGTGGATGATTCCGCCTTGGTGCGCCAGACCTTGTGTGCCATTTTGGAGAGCGATCCGGACATCGAGGTCATGGCCACGGCCAGCGATCCCTTGGCTGCGGCGGAAATCCTGCGTCAGCAGGTGCCTGACGTCATCACCCTGGACATCGAGATGCCGCGCATGGATGGTCTGACCTTTTTGCGCAAGCTCATGAGCCAGCACCCCCTGCCCGTGGTCATCTGTTCCTCCCTGGCCGAGAGCGGGGCCGAGACCACCTTGAAGGCCCTGGAATACGGGGCGGTATCCATCATCCAGAAGCCCAAGATCGGCACCAAGCAATTTCTGGAAGAATCCCGGGTGCTCATCTGCGATGAGGTCAAGGCAGCGGCCCGGGCCAAAGTGCGGCAGTACACCCCTTCCCCGCCGGTGACCCCGAAGTTGTCCGCGGACGTCATGCTCCCCAAGCCCGGGGCGCAGGCCATGATCGAAACCACGGAGAAGGTGGTGGCCATTGGCGCATCCACCGGAGGCACCGAGGCCTTGGCCCGGCTGTTGTCCGCCCTGCCCGCCCATGTCCCAGGGATCGTGGTGGTGCAGCACATGCCGGAGAAATTCACCCGCGCCTTTGCCCAGCGTCTGGACGGATTGTGCGCCATCAGCGTCAAGGAGGCCGAGGACGGCGATCCCGTGCTGCGCGGCCATGCCCTCATCGCCCCTGGCGGTCGCCATATGTTGCTTTCCCGAAGTGGGGCCCGCTATTTCGTGAAGATCAAGGACGGCCCACTGGTCTCCCGGCACCGCCCTTCGGTGGACGTGCTGTTTCGTTCCACGGCGCGGTATGCCGGCAAAAACGCCCTGGGGATCATCATGACGGGTATGGGGGACGATGGGGCGCGCGGCATGCGGGAAATGCACGATGCCGGCGCCTACACCATCGCCCAGGATGAGGCCAGCTGTGTGGTCTTTGGCATGCCCAAAGAAGCCATCGCCGCCGGCGGGGTGGACGAGGTCCTTCCGTTGGACGCCATCCCAGCGGCCATCCTGCGTGTCTGCAGGTAA
- a CDS encoding chemotaxis protein CheB, whose translation MATPSYYVGIGASAGGLEAIEHFFRTMPRHSGLAFIIVQHLSPDYKSLMVELLSKKTTIPVYRAEDGMEVEADTIYLIPPKKNLYIFHGRLVLNEQETTRGINLPIDIFLRSLAEDQGEKAIAVILSGTGSDGMRGVRAVKEHGGMVMVQDESTAKFDGMPKAAISTGLVDFILPPEDMAAQLLAFVRREPLLVESGHEDGSEKHGITKLFALLKNRTKVDFSYYKPSTVNRRIERRMMVTRTTSLKEYIEYVQSHPAEIDVLYKELLIGVTSFFRDPEAFEYLAQECLPALFQSITDREVRFWVAGCSSGEEAYSLAILARECMDATGEHKPVKIFATDLDQKAIQVAAAGVYPESIAADVSPGLLGKYFHKNGDSFQVARSVREMVVFARHNLISDPPFTKIDLISCRNLLIYLQPAIQHKVFEHFNFSLNAGGILFLGSSETVGDAAGYFEPVHHKFKIFRSVGKQSPAKGTDFKPLSAPLPGGLNYAPYFQMRQGLGSADERVLERFLLGIEGDVLPLSVIVTEGLEVVHIFGDASSVFRIPSGRLSMELSSLARKDLSVLLTSLVQKAFRSGEQQETTVMVGEGDAREAMTIRVRLLPQRKGYSNLAALLFLPAASVQHEGSPVVYDLSKESEERIRDLEAELQLTRENLQATIEELETSNEELQATNEELLASNEELQSTNEELQSTNEELHTVNSEYQNKIYELMALHHDIDNILSATGIGILLVDENKAIRRFSPPITRIFSILDQDLGRPFTHITHSLEDVSLAALVDEVMTTQKPVAREVRVRGTAQVYHMQISPYSVGPSDFAGVVLSFWDVTASVRMRQELSVLEHRLREAMRLARLGFWVGHGVGLDQYWDEETFAVFGLPPKNAMTLTEIVDLFDAEYRPLVHDALFRLGKERTPVDMIARLRADLGPKWIRILGRWEEDPKGPEVRGVYQDITHVQELRERLAVLERGQGRGHESVYRYFFDTLAHGAVIQDAHGRIVDANPAAEAILGRSLAAMQGRTSEDDEWRAIREDGTPFPGAEHPAMVALREGREVLDVSMGVWRPSDQRWVWIRINSYPVFCDGESRPCRVFTVFEEVRPQETAGAASREQR comes from the coding sequence ATGGCGACTCCAAGCTACTACGTGGGTATCGGCGCCTCGGCCGGGGGGCTGGAGGCCATCGAGCACTTCTTCCGTACCATGCCCCGGCACTCGGGCTTGGCCTTTATCATTGTCCAGCACCTGTCGCCGGACTACAAGAGCCTGATGGTGGAGCTCCTCTCCAAGAAGACCACCATCCCCGTATACCGCGCCGAGGACGGCATGGAGGTGGAGGCGGACACCATCTACCTCATTCCACCCAAGAAGAATCTCTACATCTTCCATGGCCGGTTGGTGCTCAACGAACAGGAGACGACCCGGGGCATCAATCTGCCCATCGATATCTTTTTGCGCTCCCTTGCCGAAGATCAGGGGGAAAAGGCCATTGCCGTCATCCTTTCCGGCACGGGCAGCGATGGTATGCGCGGGGTGCGGGCGGTCAAGGAGCATGGCGGCATGGTCATGGTCCAGGACGAGTCCACCGCCAAGTTCGACGGCATGCCCAAAGCCGCCATCTCCACCGGCCTGGTGGATTTCATCCTGCCGCCCGAGGACATGGCGGCGCAGCTTTTGGCCTTTGTCCGGCGGGAACCTTTGCTGGTGGAGAGCGGGCACGAGGACGGGTCCGAGAAGCATGGCATCACCAAGCTCTTTGCCTTGCTCAAGAATCGAACCAAGGTGGATTTCTCCTACTACAAGCCCAGCACCGTGAACCGCCGCATCGAGCGGCGCATGATGGTCACCCGCACCACGAGTCTCAAGGAATATATCGAATACGTCCAGTCGCATCCGGCGGAGATCGATGTCCTCTACAAAGAGCTGCTCATCGGCGTGACCAGCTTCTTCCGGGACCCTGAGGCCTTTGAGTACTTGGCCCAGGAATGTCTGCCCGCACTCTTCCAATCCATTACCGACCGCGAGGTGCGCTTCTGGGTGGCAGGGTGTTCGTCCGGGGAAGAGGCCTACAGCCTCGCCATCTTGGCGCGCGAGTGCATGGACGCCACCGGCGAGCACAAGCCGGTGAAGATCTTTGCCACGGATTTGGACCAAAAAGCCATTCAGGTGGCCGCCGCCGGGGTGTATCCCGAGAGCATCGCCGCTGATGTGAGCCCGGGGCTTTTGGGCAAATACTTTCACAAAAACGGCGATTCCTTCCAGGTGGCGCGCAGTGTGCGCGAGATGGTGGTCTTTGCCCGCCACAACCTCATCTCCGATCCGCCCTTTACCAAGATCGATCTCATCAGTTGCCGCAATCTGCTCATCTATCTTCAGCCCGCTATCCAGCACAAGGTGTTCGAACACTTCAATTTTTCCTTGAATGCCGGCGGGATCCTCTTCCTTGGCTCCAGCGAGACCGTGGGGGATGCTGCCGGATATTTCGAGCCGGTGCACCACAAGTTCAAGATCTTTCGCTCCGTGGGCAAGCAGAGCCCGGCCAAGGGGACGGACTTCAAGCCCCTGTCCGCGCCTTTGCCCGGGGGGCTGAACTATGCTCCCTATTTCCAGATGCGTCAGGGGCTCGGTTCGGCGGATGAGCGGGTGCTCGAGCGCTTTCTTTTGGGGATCGAGGGGGACGTGCTGCCGCTTTCGGTCATCGTCACCGAGGGCCTGGAGGTGGTGCACATCTTCGGGGATGCCTCCAGCGTGTTCCGCATCCCTTCCGGACGGCTGTCCATGGAGCTCTCCTCCTTGGCGCGCAAGGACTTGTCGGTGCTGCTGACAAGCTTGGTGCAAAAGGCCTTCCGCAGCGGCGAACAGCAGGAGACCACTGTCATGGTGGGGGAGGGGGATGCCCGGGAGGCCATGACCATCCGCGTGCGGTTGTTGCCCCAGCGCAAGGGATATTCCAATCTGGCGGCGCTGCTGTTTTTGCCGGCGGCATCCGTGCAGCATGAAGGCAGCCCCGTCGTGTATGACCTCAGCAAGGAGAGCGAGGAACGTATCCGCGACCTGGAGGCCGAACTGCAGCTTACCCGCGAAAATCTTCAGGCCACCATCGAGGAGTTGGAGACCTCCAACGAGGAGTTGCAGGCAACCAACGAGGAACTTCTGGCCTCCAACGAGGAGCTGCAATCCACCAACGAGGAACTCCAATCCACCAACGAAGAGCTCCATACAGTCAATTCCGAGTACCAGAACAAGATCTACGAGCTCATGGCCTTGCACCACGACATCGACAACATTCTCAGTGCCACAGGCATCGGCATCCTCCTCGTGGACGAGAACAAGGCCATCCGGCGCTTTTCCCCGCCCATTACCCGCATCTTTTCCATCCTCGACCAGGACCTGGGCCGTCCCTTTACCCATATCACCCACAGCCTCGAAGACGTGTCCTTGGCGGCCTTGGTGGACGAAGTCATGACCACCCAGAAGCCTGTGGCGCGCGAGGTGCGCGTCCGCGGCACCGCGCAAGTCTACCACATGCAGATCAGTCCGTATTCCGTGGGCCCGTCGGACTTTGCCGGGGTGGTGCTCTCCTTTTGGGACGTTACCGCCTCGGTGCGCATGCGCCAGGAGCTCTCCGTGTTGGAACATCGCCTGCGCGAGGCCATGCGCCTGGCGCGCCTGGGCTTTTGGGTGGGCCATGGGGTGGGGCTGGACCAATATTGGGACGAGGAGACCTTTGCCGTGTTCGGTCTGCCCCCCAAGAACGCCATGACCCTGACGGAGATCGTGGATCTCTTCGATGCCGAGTACCGGCCTTTGGTGCACGACGCCTTGTTCCGTCTGGGCAAGGAGCGCACACCGGTGGACATGATCGCCCGGTTGCGTGCGGACTTGGGCCCCAAATGGATCCGCATTCTGGGGCGCTGGGAAGAGGACCCCAAAGGCCCTGAGGTGCGTGGGGTCTATCAGGACATCACCCACGTGCAGGAACTGCGCGAGCGCTTGGCGGTGCTGGAGCGCGGGCAAGGCCGTGGGCATGAGAGCGTGTACCGCTATTTCTTCGACACCCTTGCCCACGGGGCCGTGATCCAGGACGCCCACGGCCGGATTGTGGATGCCAATCCCGCGGCCGAGGCCATTTTGGGCCGCAGCCTTGCCGCCATGCAGGGTCGTACCTCCGAGGACGATGAGTGGCGGGCCATCCGTGAGGATGGCACCCCTTTTCCCGGTGCCGAGCACCCGGCCATGGTGGCCTTGCGTGAGGGGCGAGAGGTCCTGGACGTGTCCATGGGCGTCTGGCGTCCGTCGGACCAGCGCTGGGTGTGGATCCGCATCAACTCCTATCCGGTGTTCTGTGATGGCGAGTCTCGGCCCTGTCGGGTGTTCACCGTGTTCGAAGAGGTGCGTCCCCAGGAAACGGCGGGGGCAGCGTCCAGGGAGCAGCGATGA
- a CDS encoding response regulator, producing the protein MDELQEILNEFVDEATEVLGNVMVDLMDLENGHDDEVVNRVYRAFHSVKGNAGMLGMERLSAFAHKAEDVLSLVRERRLEPDKELVSLLLRAVDAMTAILEDARCGGGDGRDVSELAQQLAAVVERVGPPKGKKRSPSAVELECRMSEKMLEKEPSETVPEPSVAASPKKAPAPLAPQEPRPEPQPQRPLQPRKTSQPKRPARNGSGPLHILVVEDDFSARQILMNFLTQFGVCHVAKDGLEAIHAFIRGHEVGQPYDLICMDIKMPVMDGLLAVRTMREIERGKGIEGTAEEAAIVITSSVEDPVAIIKACYECGANYYFLKPLDMDQVRRQLFKLGLVALPSEG; encoded by the coding sequence ATGGATGAATTGCAGGAAATCTTGAACGAGTTTGTGGATGAAGCCACGGAAGTCTTGGGAAACGTCATGGTGGACCTCATGGATTTGGAAAACGGCCACGATGACGAAGTGGTGAACCGCGTGTACCGGGCCTTCCACTCGGTGAAAGGCAACGCCGGGATGCTGGGCATGGAGCGTCTTTCGGCCTTTGCGCACAAGGCCGAGGACGTGCTTTCCTTGGTGCGCGAGCGCCGTCTGGAGCCGGACAAGGAACTGGTGAGTCTGCTTTTGCGGGCCGTGGACGCCATGACCGCCATCCTTGAAGACGCCCGCTGCGGCGGCGGTGATGGCCGGGATGTGAGCGAACTGGCGCAGCAGTTGGCTGCGGTGGTGGAGCGGGTGGGGCCGCCCAAAGGCAAGAAACGCTCCCCCAGTGCAGTGGAGTTGGAGTGCCGCATGTCCGAAAAGATGCTGGAAAAGGAGCCCAGCGAGACCGTGCCCGAGCCCAGCGTGGCTGCTTCCCCAAAGAAGGCGCCAGCCCCGTTGGCGCCGCAAGAACCCCGCCCCGAGCCGCAACCGCAGCGTCCCTTGCAGCCTCGGAAGACTTCGCAGCCCAAGCGTCCGGCGCGGAACGGCTCGGGTCCGCTCCATATCTTGGTGGTGGAGGACGACTTTTCCGCCCGCCAGATCTTGATGAATTTCTTGACCCAATTTGGCGTCTGCCACGTGGCCAAAGACGGGCTCGAGGCCATCCATGCCTTCATCCGGGGCCATGAGGTCGGCCAACCCTATGACCTCATTTGCATGGACATCAAGATGCCGGTCATGGATGGCCTTCTTGCGGTGCGCACCATGCGGGAGATCGAACGCGGCAAGGGCATCGAAGGCACCGCGGAGGAGGCGGCCATTGTCATCACCAGTTCGGTGGAAGATCCGGTGGCCATCATCAAGGCCTGCTACGAGTGCGGGGCGAACTATTACTTCCTCAAACCGTTGGACATGGATCAGGTGCGGCGGCAGTTGTTCAAGCTGGGGCTGGTGGCCTTGCCAAGCGAGGGATGA
- a CDS encoding response regulator, protein MHILVAEDDFSARLILQRMLKEYGTVDVTVDGREAVEAFRAALNAGTPYSVVCLDIMMPEMDGMEALRQMRAIEAQHGIRSTQGAKIIMTTALDDPKNVVEAFKGLCDTYLVKPIDKEALHLALVRVGVI, encoded by the coding sequence ATGCATATTCTCGTGGCAGAAGACGATTTTTCGGCGCGGCTCATACTGCAGCGCATGCTCAAGGAGTATGGCACGGTGGATGTGACCGTGGACGGCCGGGAGGCGGTGGAGGCCTTTCGTGCTGCACTCAATGCGGGGACTCCCTATTCGGTGGTGTGTCTGGACATCATGATGCCGGAGATGGACGGGATGGAGGCCTTGCGCCAGATGCGCGCCATAGAGGCGCAGCACGGTATCCGGTCCACGCAAGGGGCCAAGATCATCATGACCACGGCTTTGGACGACCCCAAGAACGTGGTGGAGGCCTTCAAGGGGCTGTGCGATACCTATTTGGTCAAACCCATCGACAAAGAGGCCCTGCATCTGGCCCTTGTGCGCGTGGGCGTCATTTGA